In the Drosophila willistoni isolate 14030-0811.24 chromosome 3R, UCI_dwil_1.1, whole genome shotgun sequence genome, TTCTGCATTTGGAAAGGAGTCAAGTGGACCGGAAAGGTTGTTTATTTTACAGCACTATTTCCTTATGTTCTGCTAACTGTGCTGCTAATCCGAGGCATCACTTTGCCTGGCGCCATAGAAGGTATCAAATTCTATGTGATTCCCAACTTTTCAAAGCTCTCGCAATCTGAGGTAAGTTTGCCAACTTCACTGATGGATGTTCAAACTGATGGATATGTTTTTTGTAGGTTTGGATTGATGCGGTTACTCAGATATTCTTCTCCTACGGCCTGGGCTTAGGCACTCTGGTCGCCTTGGGCAGCTATAATAAGTTTACGAACAATGTATACAAGTAGGTGAATCAAAATATCCAACTAAAAGTTCAATTACGAATTGCTCTCTGTCTAGGGATGCCCTTATTGTCTGCACAGTGAATTCCAGTACAAGTATGTTTGCCGGATTCGTAATCTTCTCTGTCATTGGTTTTATGGCTCACGAGCAGCATCGGCCCGTCGCCGAGGTCGCAGCCTCAGGTGGGACTTACCATCACCTTGGTCACGGCAGGCaccttttcttatttcttatCATATGTCTTTAAGGTCCCGGATTGGCTTTCCTTGTGTATCCATCGGCGGTGCTGCAGTTACCTGGATCACCAATGTGGTCTTGTCTGTTCTTCTTCATGTTGCTGCTCATCGGTCTGGACTCCCAGTTCTGCACGATGGAAGGCTTCATCACAGCCATTATCGATGAGTGGCCACAATTGTTGCGTAAGCGCAAGGAGATTTTCATAGCCGTTGTCTGCATGCTTAGCTACCTGGTTGGTTTGACATGCATAACGCAGGTGAGTTCTGTCAGGACATTCTTCCAAAGAGGATGCTGAATTTTCGGCTGTTTCGGTTTCTCTTTCCCAGGGCGGCATGTATATTTTCCAAATTCTCGATTCGTATGCAGTCAGTGGCTTCTGCTTACTCTGGCTGATCTTCTTTGAGTGTGTCTCTATATCTTGGTGCTACGGTGTCGACAGATTTTATGATGGCATTAAGGATATGATTGGATACTATCCAATGGTGTGGTGGAAattctgctggtgtgtcaccACTCCAGCGATTTGTGTGGTAAGCTGTCTGCCGATAATAAGGGGCAAGGAACTGCTTTTTTACACACATGTCCTTACTTTCAGGGTGTCTTCTTCTTCAACATAGTCCAGTGGACACCTATAAAGTACTTGGATTACAGTTATCCGTGGTGGGCGCATGCCTTTGGCTGGTTTACTGCCCTATCGTCGATGCTCTATATACCAGCCTACATGGTTTGGCTGTGGAAACGTACACCTGGAGACCTGTGCGAAGTGAGTACCCGGTGCTGAATGCCCGAATGCCTGCTCTTTTTTATCAACCCTCTTTCTGTTTGTCCTTTCTTTAGAAAATACGTGCGATAGTTCGAATAGACGAGGACATCA is a window encoding:
- the LOC6651364 gene encoding sodium- and chloride-dependent GABA transporter 1, with product MSNNCGKEGDGEGGGIDRHKHETIELDIKDLATAPKIVSPTSQQLVKLEHIPERGSWSSKLDFILSVVGLAIGLGNVWRFPYLCYKNGGGAFLLPYFLTLFLAGIPMFFMELALGQMLTIGGLGVFKIAPIFKGIGYAAAVMSCWMNIYYIVILSWAVFYFFMSMRADVPWRTCNNWWNTVNCVNQYERNSLHCWDKLINGTTGKVCSVATANISASELTDPVKEFWQRRALQISSGIEEIGNIRWELAGTLLLVWILCYFCIWKGVKWTGKVVYFTALFPYVLLTVLLIRGITLPGAIEGIKFYVIPNFSKLSQSEVWIDAVTQIFFSYGLGLGTLVALGSYNKFTNNVYKDALIVCTVNSSTSMFAGFVIFSVIGFMAHEQHRPVAEVAASGPGLAFLVYPSAVLQLPGSPMWSCLFFFMLLLIGLDSQFCTMEGFITAIIDEWPQLLRKRKEIFIAVVCMLSYLVGLTCITQGGMYIFQILDSYAVSGFCLLWLIFFECVSISWCYGVDRFYDGIKDMIGYYPMVWWKFCWCVTTPAICVGVFFFNIVQWTPIKYLDYSYPWWAHAFGWFTALSSMLYIPAYMVWLWKRTPGDLCEKIRAIVRIDEDITQLREKMQREAYAKEVEFNSL